TCAGTCAGTCAGATGCGCCTCATCATTCACGCTCGATGTGGAGCTTAAGAAAGTGCGTGGCGCAGGAAATGCACGGATCGTAATTGCGAATCGCCTGCTCGCATTGCCAGGTTATTTTTTCATCAGAGAAGCTCATCAGCTCGGGCACAAGCCGCCACAGGTCTTGTTCGATCATCTTTTGATTCTGTGATGTCGGCGGGACGATTTTCGCGTCCAGGATCGTTCCCTGGTCGTCCAGCCGATACCGATGATAGAGAATCCCGCGCGGCGCTTCCGTGCAGCCATAGCCGGTGGCCGCACGTGGCTCGATGGCGACGGCTGGTTGATCCGGCATCTGGTAGGCTTCAATCAGGCGCAACGCTTCGTCACAGGCGTAAAGCGTTTCCACGCTCCGCACAATGATGCTACGAAACGGATTCCGACAGCTCGGCCCAAGCCCGGCTTCCCGTGCCGCTTGCTGAGCGATCGGCGAAAGCTTATCGAAATTGATATTGTAGCGAGCCAGCGGCCCGACCAGATACGCCCCACGTTCCTTCAACGTCGAATGCAACGCGTTGGAGTACGCGACGTGGTGCTCCACGAAGTGTTGATCGAACTCTTCAACGGCCACGTCCAGCCCTTTATTGGAGACCAGACGCCCCTGGTTCAACGGGTATTCATCAGGATGACGCAAGGCGACAAACTCATAATCAGCGTCGAATTCGGGAAACGGAAACTGCGCCGTCCATCGCACGGTTTCCAACGCTGCCTCGCGCGCCCACTTGAGCTGCTCGGCTAATGGAGCCAGGTCGTGTTTGGTCGGGACTCGATAAAAACCGCCAACTCGCACATTGATCGGATGAATCTCCCGACCGCCAATCAGACGCACAATTTCGTTACCGATCTTTTTCAGTTGCAACCCACGCCGCACGTGATCAGGATAATCCTTGGCCATCTGCATGACATCGGCATAGCCGAGAAAATCCGGCGCATGCAGCATGTAGATGTGCAACGTATGACTTTCAATCCACTCGCCGCAATAAATGAGCCGCCGCAAGGCCCGCAAGGGGCCATCAATCACCACGCCGCAGGCATGCTCCATCGCATGCACTGCGCTCATTTGATAGGCAATCGGACAAATCCCGCAGATGCGCGCGGTGATGTCAGGCGCTTCACTGTAATGCCGCCCGCGCAAGAAGGCCTCGAAAAATCGCGGCGGCTCGAAAATCTTCAGCTTGACATCCACGACCTGATCGCCTTTGAGTTTAATCATCAATGAACCTTCGCCTTCCACGCGAGCCAGATAGTCCACCTTGATCGTTTTAGACTTCATGCGCTTCACTCTCCTTGCGAAACGGCTCAGCATACGCATTGAATCCGCGAAAGACGCGCACCAAATCAGCCTCGCCGACGCCTAATCGGCTCCACCACGCGCTGAGCGAATTCGTATTAGGCGTTTCCATCGGCCCAAAACAACCATAACAGCCGCGATGATAGCTCGGGCAGAGCGCGTTGCAGCCGGCATGGGTGACCGGACCTAAACACGGCGTGCCGTGCGCCACCATTACACAGACGACCCCGCGTCGTTTGCACTCAATGCACACACTGTGCGGCGGCGTGTTCGGTTTGCGCCCATGCAGCAAGGCGCTGATCACTTCCAGCAGTTGCGACTTATTGATCGGACAGCCGCGCAATTCAAAATCAACGAAGACATGATCGGCGATGGGCGTGGATTTATTCAGCGTCTCAATGTAGGCCGGCGTGGCATAGACAATCGAAACAAATTCCTTCACGTCTTTGAAATTCCGTAGCGCCTGAATGCCGCCAGCAGTCGCGCACGCGCCAATGGTCACCAACGTCTTGGAGGCCCGCCGAATGCGATGAATGCGCTCAGCGTCGTGAGGCGTCGTGATCGAACCTTCCACCAATGAGAGATCATACGGCCCTTTGACCATCGCCCGCGAGGCTTCAGGGAAATAAGCGATCTCAATGGCGTCAACCAGACTCAACAGCTCGTCTTCGCAGTCCAACAAGCTCAATTGGCAACCATCACAGGAGGCAAATTTCCAAACAGCCAGTTTCGGTTTTCGCTTCGACGCCATATTAAATCTCCCATACGCCCAGCCAATCTTTGACGCGACTGTAAGGAAAGACCGGACCATCTCGGCAAACGAACATGGGTCCGAATTGACAGTGACCGCAGAATCCAACGGCGCATTTCATGTTGCGCTCCATGGAGACGAATATCTGATCTGCGGCCACGCCGCGCCTTTGGAGCTCAAGGGCTGTCAATCGCATCATCACCTCAGGGCCGCAGACGAACGCCATCGTGTTGAGTGGATCAAATGGCGCGCGCGAGGTGAGCGTGGTGACGACGCCGACATTGCCACGCCACTGGCTCGTTGCCCGATCAACTGTGACATATACGTCCAGGTCGAATTGGGCACGCCAATGGCGCAGTTCGTCACGATAGAGAATGTCTTCCGGCGAGCGCGCGCCGTAGAGCAGCACGACCTTGCCGTACCGCTCGCGACGAGCGAGGATGGCGTAGAGCGCCGGCCGCAGCGGCGCCAGCCCGATGCCGCCAGCCACCAGCACGACATCATTGCCCTCGGCAGCCAGAATCGGCCAGGGCGTGCCAAAAGGGCCGCGCACACCCACCACGTCGCCACGTTTGAGCTGGCTCATGGCTTTGGTCACCGTGCCAACAGACCGCGTGGTGTGAACGAGCGCACTCGTCACGGCCGGATCGCCACTAATCGAAATGGGAATCTCACCAACGCCGAAGACATAGATCATGTTGAATTGACCAGGCGCAAAGTGAAATGGCTGCTGATTGGTTACCGGCTCCAGTTCGAGCGTAAACGTATCAGCCGTGTCCCGTCGCACTCGGCGAATGCGATACGGAACCGTCCGCATTGGATCATGCTCGCTGTTGTTTCTCATGATACGTTCCTCAGGATCGAGCGCCGTATACATCCAGCAATTGCAATCGCGTCGCCTGAAGCCGTTGCTCAATGATGTGCGCAAATCGTTTCAGCAATTCAAAGCCCAGATCATGATCGCTCTCGCATTTGCCGCGAAGGCATTTGCCGTCCAAGGCGATGGCGCGCGTCAGCTCCATCGCCTGCGCGTTGAATCGCCAATGATACGGCGGCACCAACCACGACCATCCCAGAATATCGCCTTCACCCAACGTCTCGATCACAATCGGGCCGCGTTCAGGTGTGAACATACTCAACGCCACGCGCCCTTGACGAATCACGTAAAACTGATTGGCTTCTTCACCCTC
The window above is part of the Blastocatellia bacterium genome. Proteins encoded here:
- a CDS encoding FAD/NAD(P)-binding protein, whose protein sequence is MRNNSEHDPMRTVPYRIRRVRRDTADTFTLELEPVTNQQPFHFAPGQFNMIYVFGVGEIPISISGDPAVTSALVHTTRSVGTVTKAMSQLKRGDVVGVRGPFGTPWPILAAEGNDVVLVAGGIGLAPLRPALYAILARRERYGKVVLLYGARSPEDILYRDELRHWRAQFDLDVYVTVDRATSQWRGNVGVVTTLTSRAPFDPLNTMAFVCGPEVMMRLTALELQRRGVAADQIFVSMERNMKCAVGFCGHCQFGPMFVCRDGPVFPYSRVKDWLGVWEI
- a CDS encoding cyclic nucleotide-binding domain-containing protein; the encoded protein is METLERILSEHPFLKGLAPEYIQLIVGCAANVRFEAGQFIFREGEEANQFYVIRQGRVALSMFTPERGPIVIETLGEGDILGWSWLVPPYHWRFNAQAMELTRAIALDGKCLRGKCESDHDLGFELLKRFAHIIEQRLQATRLQLLDVYGARS
- a CDS encoding Ni/Fe hydrogenase subunit alpha translates to MKSKTIKVDYLARVEGEGSLMIKLKGDQVVDVKLKIFEPPRFFEAFLRGRHYSEAPDITARICGICPIAYQMSAVHAMEHACGVVIDGPLRALRRLIYCGEWIESHTLHIYMLHAPDFLGYADVMQMAKDYPDHVRRGLQLKKIGNEIVRLIGGREIHPINVRVGGFYRVPTKHDLAPLAEQLKWAREAALETVRWTAQFPFPEFDADYEFVALRHPDEYPLNQGRLVSNKGLDVAVEEFDQHFVEHHVAYSNALHSTLKERGAYLVGPLARYNINFDKLSPIAQQAAREAGLGPSCRNPFRSIIVRSVETLYACDEALRLIEAYQMPDQPAVAIEPRAATGYGCTEAPRGILYHRYRLDDQGTILDAKIVPPTSQNQKMIEQDLWRLVPELMSFSDEKITWQCEQAIRNYDPCISCATHFLKLHIERE
- a CDS encoding oxidoreductase, with protein sequence MASKRKPKLAVWKFASCDGCQLSLLDCEDELLSLVDAIEIAYFPEASRAMVKGPYDLSLVEGSITTPHDAERIHRIRRASKTLVTIGACATAGGIQALRNFKDVKEFVSIVYATPAYIETLNKSTPIADHVFVDFELRGCPINKSQLLEVISALLHGRKPNTPPHSVCIECKRRGVVCVMVAHGTPCLGPVTHAGCNALCPSYHRGCYGCFGPMETPNTNSLSAWWSRLGVGEADLVRVFRGFNAYAEPFRKESEAHEV